A genomic segment from Klebsiella africana encodes:
- the infB gene encoding translation initiation factor IF-2, whose product MTDVTIKALASEIQTSVDRLIQQFADAGIRKSADDSVTAQEKQTLLTHLNREHGSAPDKLTLQRKTRSTLNIPGTGGKSKSVQIEVRKKRTFVKRDPQEAERLAAEEQAQREAEEQARREAEEAAKREAQLKAEREAAEQAKREVADKAKREAAEKDKVSNQHTDEMTKTAQAEKIRRENEAAELKRKSEEEARRKLEEEARRVAEEARRMAEENEKNWSETSDSPEDSSDYHVTTSQHARQAEDDNDREVEGGRGRSRSSKAARPAKKGNKHAESKADREEARAAVRGGKGGKHRKGSALQQGFQKPAQAVNRDVIIGETITVGELANKMAVKGSQVIKAMMKLGAMATINQVIDQETAQLVAEEMGHKVILRRENELEEAVMSDRDTGAAAEPRAPVVTIMGHVDHGKTSLLDYIRSTKVASGEAGGITQHIGAYHVETDNGMITFLDTPGHAAFTSMRARGAQATDIVVLVVAADDGVMPQTIEAIQHAKAAQVPVVVAVNKIDKPEADPDRVKNELSQYGILPEEWGGESQFVHVSAKAGTGIDDLLDAILLQAEVLELKAVRNGMASGAVIESFLDKGRGPVATVLVREGTLHKGDIVLCGFEYGRVRAMRDELGREVLEAGPSIPVEILGLSGVPAAGDEVTVVRDEKKAREVALYRQGKFREVKLARQQKSKLENMFANMTEGEVHEVNIVLKADVQGSVEAISDSLLKLSTDEVKVKIIGSGVGGITETDATLAAASNAILVGFNVRADASARKVIEAESLDLRYYSVIYNLIDEVKAAMSGMLSPELKQQIIGLAEVRDVFKSPKFGAIAGCMVTEGTIKRHNPIRVLRDNVVIYEGELESLRRFKDDVNEVRNGMECGIGVKNYNDVRVGDMIEVFEIIEIQRSID is encoded by the coding sequence ATGACAGATGTGACTATTAAAGCGCTGGCCTCAGAAATTCAGACCTCTGTGGATCGCCTGATACAGCAATTTGCTGACGCAGGCATTCGCAAATCGGCTGATGATTCTGTGACCGCGCAAGAGAAACAAACTTTGTTGACGCACCTGAACCGTGAACACGGCTCGGCGCCAGACAAGCTGACGTTACAGCGTAAGACGCGCAGTACGTTGAATATTCCAGGTACCGGTGGGAAGAGTAAATCGGTACAAATCGAAGTCCGCAAGAAACGCACCTTTGTGAAACGCGATCCGCAAGAGGCTGAACGCCTGGCAGCGGAAGAGCAGGCGCAGCGTGAAGCGGAAGAGCAGGCCCGTCGTGAAGCTGAAGAAGCAGCAAAACGCGAGGCGCAATTAAAAGCTGAACGTGAGGCCGCAGAACAAGCTAAACGTGAAGTCGCTGATAAAGCGAAACGTGAAGCTGCGGAAAAAGACAAAGTGAGCAATCAACATACCGACGAAATGACCAAAACCGCCCAGGCTGAAAAGATCCGCCGTGAGAACGAAGCCGCGGAACTGAAGCGCAAATCGGAAGAAGAAGCACGCCGCAAACTTGAAGAAGAAGCGCGCCGTGTAGCGGAAGAAGCACGCCGTATGGCAGAAGAAAACGAAAAAAATTGGTCTGAAACCTCAGACAGCCCGGAAGATAGCAGCGACTATCACGTCACCACGTCACAGCATGCTCGTCAGGCTGAAGATGATAACGATCGTGAAGTCGAAGGCGGCCGCGGCCGTAGCCGTAGCAGCAAAGCGGCGCGTCCGGCGAAGAAAGGTAACAAACACGCTGAGTCGAAAGCTGACCGTGAAGAAGCCCGTGCGGCCGTTCGCGGTGGTAAAGGCGGTAAACACCGTAAAGGTTCCGCTCTGCAGCAGGGCTTCCAGAAGCCGGCGCAGGCCGTTAACCGTGACGTTATCATCGGCGAAACCATCACCGTTGGCGAACTGGCTAACAAGATGGCGGTGAAAGGTTCTCAGGTCATCAAAGCGATGATGAAGCTGGGCGCCATGGCGACCATTAACCAGGTTATCGACCAGGAAACCGCACAGCTGGTAGCCGAAGAGATGGGCCACAAAGTTATCCTGCGTCGTGAAAACGAACTGGAAGAAGCAGTAATGAGCGACCGTGACACCGGCGCTGCGGCTGAACCGCGCGCACCGGTAGTGACCATCATGGGTCACGTTGACCATGGTAAAACCTCGCTGCTGGACTACATTCGTTCTACCAAGGTTGCCTCCGGCGAAGCGGGTGGTATTACCCAGCACATCGGTGCTTACCACGTAGAAACCGACAACGGCATGATCACCTTCCTGGATACCCCGGGCCACGCCGCGTTTACCTCCATGCGTGCTCGTGGTGCGCAGGCGACGGATATCGTGGTTCTGGTAGTGGCGGCAGACGACGGCGTGATGCCGCAGACCATCGAAGCTATCCAGCACGCTAAAGCGGCGCAGGTACCGGTGGTGGTTGCGGTGAACAAAATCGATAAGCCAGAAGCTGATCCGGATCGCGTGAAGAACGAACTGTCCCAGTACGGCATCCTGCCGGAAGAGTGGGGCGGTGAGAGCCAGTTCGTCCACGTTTCCGCGAAAGCCGGTACCGGTATTGACGACCTGCTGGACGCGATCCTGCTGCAGGCTGAAGTTCTCGAACTGAAAGCGGTTCGTAACGGGATGGCGAGCGGCGCGGTCATCGAATCCTTCCTCGATAAAGGTCGTGGCCCGGTGGCTACCGTTCTGGTTCGCGAAGGTACCCTGCATAAGGGCGATATCGTCCTGTGTGGCTTTGAGTATGGCCGCGTGCGTGCGATGCGTGACGAACTGGGCCGCGAAGTGCTGGAAGCGGGTCCGTCCATTCCGGTGGAAATCCTCGGTCTGTCCGGTGTGCCGGCTGCCGGTGATGAAGTGACCGTGGTTCGTGACGAGAAGAAAGCGCGTGAAGTGGCGCTGTATCGTCAGGGCAAATTCCGTGAAGTTAAGCTGGCGCGTCAGCAGAAATCTAAACTGGAAAACATGTTCGCTAACATGACCGAAGGCGAAGTTCACGAAGTGAACATCGTGCTGAAAGCGGACGTACAGGGTTCTGTCGAAGCGATTTCCGATTCCTTACTGAAACTGTCTACCGACGAAGTGAAAGTGAAGATCATCGGTTCCGGCGTAGGTGGTATCACCGAAACCGACGCCACCCTGGCTGCAGCATCCAACGCGATTCTGGTTGGCTTCAACGTTCGTGCCGATGCCTCTGCACGTAAAGTTATCGAAGCGGAAAGCCTGGATCTGCGTTACTACTCCGTCATCTATAACCTGATCGACGAAGTGAAAGCGGCGATGAGTGGTATGCTGTCTCCGGAACTGAAACAGCAGATCATCGGTCTGGCTGAAGTGCGTGATGTCTTCAAATCGCCGAAATTCGGCGCCATCGCGGGCTGTATGGTTACCGAAGGGACGATCAAACGTCACAACCCAATCCGCGTTCTGCGCGATAACGTGGTTATCTATGAAGGCGAGCTGGAATCCCTGCGCCGCTTCAAAGATGACGTTAACGAAGTCCGTAACGGCATGGAATGTGGTATCGGTGTGAAGAACTACAACGACGTTCGCGTTGGCGATATGATCGAAGTGTTCGAAATCATCGAAATTCAGCGTAGCATCGATTAA
- the yrbN gene encoding protein YrbN translates to MKITVNFHDELCRLAAINFEAHVLHG, encoded by the coding sequence ATGAAAATTACCGTAAATTTTCACGATGAGTTATGTAGACTGGCCGCCATTAATTTTGAGGCACACGTACTACATGGCTGA
- the deaD gene encoding ATP-dependent RNA helicase DeaD: MAEFETTFADLGLKAPILEALTDLGYEKPSPIQAECIPHLLDGRDVLGMAQTGSGKTAAFSLPLLNNIDPELRAPQILVLAPTRELAVQVAEAMTEFSKHMRGVNVVALYGGQRYDVQLRALRQGPQIVVGTPGRLLDHLKRGTLDLSKLSGLVLDEADEMLRMGFIEDVETIMAQIPEGHQTALFSATMPEAIRRITRRFMKEPQEVRIQSSVTTRPDISQSYWTAYGMRKNEALVRFLEAEDFDAAIIFVRTKNATLEVAEALERNGYNSAALNGDMNQALREQTLERLKDGRLDILIATDVAARGLDVERISLVVNYDIPMDSESYVHRIGRTGRAGRAGRALLFVENRERRLLRNIERTMKLTIPEVELPNAELLSKRRLEKFAAKVQQQLESSDLDQYRALLAKIQPTAEGEELDVETLAAALLKMAQGERSLIVPPDAPMRPKREFRDRDDRFERRGDRNDRAPRGDREDRPKRERRDVGDMELYRIEVGRDDGVEVRHIVGAIANEGDISSRYIGNIKLFASHSTIELPKGMPGEVLQHFTRTRILNKPMNMQLLGDAQPRTERRGGGERREGGRGFGGERREGGRGDGRRFSGERREGRAPRRDDASAPRRDDSAGRRRFGGDA, translated from the coding sequence ATGGCTGAATTCGAAACCACTTTTGCAGATCTGGGCCTGAAGGCTCCTATCCTTGAAGCGCTCACCGATCTGGGTTACGAAAAACCATCTCCGATCCAGGCTGAGTGCATTCCGCATCTGCTGGACGGCCGCGACGTTCTGGGTATGGCCCAGACGGGTAGCGGTAAAACCGCAGCGTTCTCTTTACCGCTGTTGAACAACATTGATCCTGAGCTGAGAGCACCGCAGATTCTGGTGCTGGCGCCGACCCGCGAGCTGGCGGTACAGGTTGCTGAAGCAATGACGGAATTCTCTAAACATATGCGCGGCGTGAACGTGGTTGCCCTGTACGGCGGCCAGCGTTATGACGTGCAGCTGCGCGCCCTGCGTCAGGGTCCGCAGATCGTCGTCGGTACCCCGGGTCGTCTGCTGGACCACCTGAAACGCGGCACCCTGGACCTCTCCAAACTGAGCGGTCTGGTACTGGATGAAGCAGATGAAATGCTGCGCATGGGCTTTATCGAAGACGTAGAAACCATTATGGCGCAGATCCCGGAAGGGCATCAGACCGCGCTGTTCTCCGCCACCATGCCGGAAGCGATCCGTCGCATTACCCGCCGCTTTATGAAAGAGCCGCAGGAAGTGCGCATTCAGTCCAGCGTGACGACTCGCCCGGACATCAGCCAGAGCTACTGGACTGCCTACGGCATGCGTAAAAATGAAGCGCTGGTGCGTTTCCTGGAAGCGGAAGATTTTGATGCGGCGATTATCTTCGTCCGTACCAAAAACGCGACCCTGGAAGTGGCTGAAGCGCTGGAGCGTAACGGCTACAACAGCGCGGCGCTGAACGGCGACATGAACCAGGCGCTGCGTGAGCAGACCCTGGAGCGTCTGAAAGATGGTCGTCTGGATATCCTGATTGCGACTGACGTTGCAGCCCGCGGTCTGGACGTTGAGCGTATCAGCCTGGTGGTGAACTACGACATCCCAATGGATTCAGAATCCTATGTTCACCGTATCGGCCGTACCGGTCGTGCGGGTCGTGCTGGCCGCGCGCTGCTGTTCGTTGAGAACCGCGAGCGTCGTCTGCTGCGCAACATCGAACGCACTATGAAGCTGACCATTCCTGAGGTAGAACTGCCGAACGCAGAGCTGCTGAGCAAGCGTCGCCTGGAAAAATTCGCCGCGAAAGTTCAACAGCAGCTGGAAAGCAGCGATCTGGATCAGTACCGTGCACTGCTGGCGAAAATCCAGCCGACGGCGGAAGGCGAAGAGCTGGACGTGGAAACGCTGGCTGCTGCGCTGCTGAAGATGGCTCAGGGTGAACGTTCGCTGATCGTTCCGCCGGATGCACCGATGCGTCCTAAGCGTGAGTTCCGTGACCGCGACGATCGCTTCGAGCGTCGTGGCGACCGTAACGATCGCGCTCCGCGCGGCGATCGCGAAGATCGTCCGAAGCGTGAGCGTCGTGACGTAGGCGATATGGAACTGTATCGCATTGAAGTGGGGCGCGATGACGGCGTTGAAGTGCGTCATATCGTTGGCGCGATCGCTAACGAAGGCGATATCAGCAGCCGTTACATCGGTAACATCAAGCTGTTCGCTTCTCACTCCACCATCGAACTGCCGAAAGGGATGCCGGGCGAAGTGCTGCAGCACTTTACTCGTACCCGTATCCTGAACAAGCCGATGAACATGCAGCTGCTGGGCGATGCGCAGCCGCGCACTGAACGTCGTGGCGGCGGTGAGCGTCGTGAAGGCGGTCGTGGCTTCGGTGGTGAGCGTCGTGAAGGCGGTCGTGGTGATGGTCGTCGTTTCAGCGGCGAACGTCGTGAAGGCCGTGCGCCGCGTCGTGACGATGCATCCGCGCCGCGCCGCGATGACTCTGCCGGTCGCCGTCGCTTCGGTGGCGATGCGTAA
- the rpsO gene encoding 30S ribosomal protein S15, whose protein sequence is MSLSVEAKAKIVSEFGRGENDSGSTEVQVALLTAQINHLQGHFAEHKKDHHSRRGLLRMVSQRRKLLDYLKRKDVARYSALIERLGLRR, encoded by the coding sequence ATGTCTCTAAGCGTTGAAGCTAAAGCAAAAATCGTTTCTGAGTTTGGTCGTGGCGAAAACGACAGCGGTTCTACCGAAGTTCAGGTTGCACTGCTGACTGCACAGATCAACCACCTGCAGGGCCACTTTGCAGAGCACAAAAAAGATCACCACAGCCGTCGTGGTCTGCTGCGCATGGTTTCTCAGCGTCGTAAACTGCTCGACTACCTGAAACGTAAAGATGTTGCACGTTACTCTGCGCTGATCGAGCGTCTGGGTCTGCGTCGCTAA
- the pnp gene encoding polyribonucleotide nucleotidyltransferase has protein sequence MLNPIVRKFQYGQHTVTLETGMMARQATAAVMVSMDDTAVFVTVVGQKKAKPGQDFFPLTVNYQERTYAAGKIPGGFFRREGRPSEGETLIARLIDRPVRPLFPEGFVNEVQVIATVVSVNPQVNPDIVAMIGASAALSLSGIPFNGPIGAARVGYINDQYVLNPTQEELKSSKLDLVVAGTEAAVLMVESEAELLSEDQMLGAVVFGHEQQQIVIQNINDLVKEAGKPRWDWQPEAVNEALNARVAALAESRLSDAYRITDKQERYAQVDVIKSETIATLVAEDETLDANELGEILHAIEKNVVRSRVLAGEPRIDGREKDMIRGLDVRTGVLPRTHGSALFTRGETQALVTATLGTARDAQNIDELMGERTDSFLFHYNFPPYSVGETGMVGSPKRREIGHGRLAKRGVLAVMPTIEEFPYTVRVVSEITESNGSSSMASVCGASLALMDAGVPVKAAVAGIAMGLVKEGDNFVVLSDILGDEDHLGDMDFKVAGSRDGISALQMDIKIEGITKEIMQVALNQAKGARLHILGVMEQAINAPRGDISEFAPRIHTIKINPDKIKDVIGKGGSVIRALTEETGTTIEIEDDGTVKIAATDGDKAQHAIRRIEEITAEIEVGRIYNGKVTRIVDFGAFVAIGGGKEGLVHISQIADKRVEKVTDYLQMGQEVPVKVLEVDRQGRVRLSIKEATEQTPSAAAPEAPAAEQGE, from the coding sequence TTGCTTAATCCGATCGTTCGTAAATTCCAGTACGGCCAGCACACCGTGACCCTGGAAACCGGCATGATGGCGCGCCAGGCAACGGCCGCTGTGATGGTTAGCATGGATGACACTGCGGTATTCGTGACCGTTGTGGGCCAGAAAAAAGCGAAGCCAGGCCAGGACTTTTTCCCGCTGACCGTTAACTACCAGGAGCGTACCTACGCTGCCGGTAAAATCCCGGGTGGTTTCTTCCGTCGTGAAGGCCGTCCAAGCGAAGGCGAAACCCTGATCGCGCGTCTGATTGACCGCCCGGTTCGCCCGCTGTTCCCGGAAGGCTTCGTTAACGAAGTTCAGGTTATCGCCACCGTCGTTTCCGTTAACCCGCAGGTTAACCCGGATATCGTCGCGATGATCGGTGCTTCCGCTGCGCTGTCGCTGTCTGGTATTCCGTTCAATGGCCCAATCGGCGCTGCGCGCGTGGGTTACATCAACGACCAGTACGTACTGAACCCAACCCAGGAAGAGCTGAAGTCCAGCAAACTGGACCTGGTGGTTGCTGGTACCGAAGCGGCCGTGCTGATGGTGGAATCCGAAGCGGAACTGCTGAGCGAAGACCAGATGCTGGGCGCGGTGGTCTTTGGCCACGAGCAGCAGCAGATTGTTATTCAGAACATCAACGACCTGGTGAAAGAAGCCGGTAAACCGCGTTGGGACTGGCAGCCGGAAGCGGTCAATGAAGCGCTGAACGCGCGCGTGGCTGCGCTGGCAGAATCCCGCCTGAGCGATGCTTACCGTATCACCGACAAACAAGAGCGTTACGCTCAGGTTGACGTGATCAAATCTGAAACCATCGCCACGCTGGTTGCTGAAGATGAAACCCTGGACGCTAACGAGCTGGGTGAAATCCTGCACGCTATCGAGAAAAACGTGGTTCGTAGCCGCGTACTGGCCGGCGAGCCGCGTATTGATGGCCGTGAAAAAGATATGATCCGTGGTCTGGACGTTCGTACCGGCGTTCTGCCGCGTACTCACGGTTCCGCACTGTTCACCCGTGGCGAAACGCAGGCGCTGGTTACCGCGACGCTGGGTACCGCACGCGATGCGCAGAACATCGACGAACTGATGGGCGAGCGTACCGACTCCTTCCTGTTCCACTACAACTTCCCTCCGTACTCCGTAGGCGAAACTGGCATGGTGGGGTCTCCGAAGCGTCGTGAAATCGGTCACGGTCGTCTGGCTAAGCGTGGCGTTCTGGCCGTTATGCCGACTATTGAAGAATTCCCGTACACCGTTCGCGTGGTATCTGAAATCACCGAATCTAACGGTTCTTCTTCCATGGCTTCCGTCTGCGGTGCCTCTCTGGCGCTGATGGACGCTGGTGTGCCGGTGAAAGCCGCTGTGGCAGGTATCGCCATGGGCCTGGTGAAAGAAGGTGACAACTTCGTCGTGCTGTCTGACATCCTCGGTGACGAAGACCACCTTGGCGATATGGACTTCAAAGTAGCGGGTTCCCGCGACGGTATCTCTGCGCTGCAGATGGATATCAAAATTGAAGGTATCACCAAAGAAATCATGCAGGTTGCATTGAACCAGGCTAAAGGTGCGCGTCTGCACATCCTGGGCGTGATGGAGCAGGCGATTAACGCGCCGCGCGGTGACATCTCTGAATTCGCACCGCGTATCCACACCATCAAGATCAACCCGGACAAGATCAAAGACGTTATCGGTAAAGGCGGTTCTGTTATCCGTGCCCTGACCGAAGAAACCGGCACCACCATCGAAATCGAAGATGACGGTACCGTGAAGATCGCCGCGACCGACGGCGACAAAGCACAGCATGCTATCCGTCGTATCGAAGAGATCACCGCTGAGATCGAAGTTGGCCGTATCTACAATGGTAAAGTGACCCGTATCGTTGACTTTGGCGCGTTCGTTGCCATCGGCGGCGGTAAAGAAGGTCTGGTTCACATCTCGCAGATCGCTGACAAGCGCGTTGAGAAAGTGACTGACTATCTGCAGATGGGTCAGGAAGTACCGGTTAAGGTTCTGGAAGTTGACCGTCAGGGCCGTGTCCGTCTGAGCATTAAAGAAGCAACTGAACAGACTCCGTCTGCCGCAGCGCCGGAAGCTCCGGCCGCCGAGCAGGGCGAGTAA
- the nusA gene encoding transcription termination factor NusA yields MNKEILAVVEAVSNEKALPREKIFEALESALATATKKKYEQEIDVRVEIDRKSGDFDTFRRWLVVEEVTQPTREITLEAARFEDESMNVGDYVEDQIESVTFDRITTQTAKQVIVQKVREAERAMVVDQFREHEGEIITGVVKKVNRDNITLDLGNNAEAVILREDMLPRENFRPGDRIRGVLYAVRPEARGAQLFVTRSKPEMLIELFRIEVPEIGEEVLEIKAAARDPGSRAKIAVKTNDKRIDPVGACVGMRGARVQAVSTELGGERIDIVLWDDNPAQFVINAMAPADVASIVVDEDKHTMDIAVEAGNLAQAIGRNGQNVRLASQLSGWELNVMTVDDLQAKHQAEAHAAIDTFTKYLDIDEDFATVLVEEGFSSLEELAYVPMKELLEIDGLDEATVEALRERAKNALTTLALAQEESLGDNKPADDLLNLEGLDRALAFKLAARGVCTLEDLAEQGVDDLADIEGMTDEKAGELIMAARNICWFGDEA; encoded by the coding sequence ATGAACAAAGAAATTTTGGCTGTTGTTGAAGCCGTTTCCAACGAAAAAGCGCTGCCGCGTGAGAAAATTTTCGAAGCGCTGGAAAGCGCGCTGGCAACGGCCACCAAGAAAAAATACGAACAAGAGATCGACGTTCGCGTAGAAATCGACCGCAAGAGCGGCGATTTCGATACTTTCCGTCGCTGGCTGGTTGTAGAAGAAGTCACCCAGCCGACGCGCGAGATCACTCTCGAAGCCGCGCGTTTCGAAGATGAAAGCATGAACGTCGGCGACTATGTCGAAGATCAGATTGAATCTGTTACCTTCGACCGTATCACCACGCAGACCGCTAAACAGGTTATCGTGCAGAAAGTCCGCGAAGCTGAGCGCGCGATGGTGGTCGATCAGTTCCGCGAGCACGAAGGTGAGATCATCACCGGCGTGGTGAAAAAAGTGAACCGCGACAACATCACTCTGGATCTGGGTAACAACGCTGAAGCCGTGATCCTGCGTGAAGATATGCTGCCGCGTGAAAACTTCCGTCCGGGCGACCGCATTCGCGGCGTACTGTACGCTGTCCGTCCGGAAGCGCGTGGCGCCCAGCTGTTCGTCACCCGTTCCAAACCTGAGATGCTGATCGAACTGTTCCGCATTGAAGTGCCGGAAATCGGTGAAGAAGTGCTGGAGATCAAAGCGGCGGCTCGCGATCCGGGCTCTCGTGCCAAAATTGCGGTGAAAACCAACGACAAGCGCATCGACCCGGTTGGCGCTTGCGTCGGTATGCGCGGTGCGCGTGTGCAGGCCGTGTCGACTGAGCTGGGCGGTGAACGCATCGATATCGTCCTGTGGGATGATAACCCGGCGCAGTTCGTGATTAACGCCATGGCGCCGGCAGATGTCGCGTCCATCGTGGTGGATGAAGATAAACACACCATGGATATCGCGGTAGAAGCGGGCAACCTGGCGCAGGCGATTGGCCGTAACGGTCAGAACGTGCGCCTGGCTTCGCAGCTCAGCGGCTGGGAACTCAACGTGATGACCGTTGACGATCTGCAGGCTAAGCACCAGGCGGAAGCGCATGCCGCTATCGATACCTTCACCAAATATCTCGATATTGATGAAGATTTCGCGACAGTGCTGGTTGAAGAAGGCTTCTCCTCGCTGGAAGAGCTGGCCTATGTGCCGATGAAAGAACTGCTGGAAATCGACGGTCTGGATGAAGCCACCGTTGAAGCACTTCGTGAGCGTGCGAAAAACGCACTGACTACGCTGGCGCTGGCTCAGGAAGAGAGCCTGGGCGATAACAAACCTGCCGATGATCTGTTGAATCTGGAAGGTTTGGATCGTGCCCTGGCATTCAAACTGGCTGCCCGTGGTGTTTGTACGCTGGAAGATCTCGCCGAGCAGGGCGTTGATGACCTGGCTGATATCGAAGGGATGACCGACGAGAAAGCTGGCGAGCTCATCATGGCCGCTCGCAACATTTGTTGGTTCGGCGACGAAGCGTAA
- the nlpI gene encoding lipoprotein NlpI, which produces MKPFLRWCFVATALTLAGCSSTAWRKDAVLAVPLQPTLQQEVILARMEQILASRALSDDERAQLLYERGVLYDSLGLRALARNDFSQALAIRPDMPEVFNYLGIYLTQAGNFDAAYEAFDSVLELDPTYNYAHLNRGIALYYGGRAKLAQDDLLAFYQDDPNDPFRSLWLYIAERKLDEKRALEALRERLNKSDKEQWGWNIVEFYLGDISEKELMTRLKADATDNTSLAEHLSETNFYLGKYYLSLGDKDSATALFKLAVANNVHNYVEHRYALLELSLLGQEQDDLAESDQQ; this is translated from the coding sequence ATGAAGCCTTTTTTGCGCTGGTGTTTCGTGGCGACAGCTCTCACGCTGGCAGGATGCAGTAGCACCGCCTGGCGTAAGGACGCCGTCCTCGCAGTACCATTGCAACCGACTTTACAGCAAGAAGTGATTCTGGCACGTATGGAACAAATTCTTGCCAGTCGGGCTTTATCCGATGACGAACGCGCACAGCTTTTATATGAGCGCGGAGTGTTGTATGATAGTCTCGGTCTGAGGGCATTAGCGCGAAATGATTTTTCACAAGCGCTGGCAATCCGACCCGATATGCCTGAAGTATTCAATTACTTAGGCATTTACTTAACGCAGGCAGGCAATTTTGATGCTGCCTATGAAGCGTTTGATTCTGTACTTGAGCTTGATCCAACTTACAACTACGCGCACTTGAACCGCGGTATCGCCCTGTATTACGGCGGCCGGGCTAAGTTAGCGCAAGATGATCTGCTGGCGTTTTATCAAGACGATCCCAATGATCCTTTCCGTAGCCTGTGGCTTTATATCGCCGAGCGTAAACTCGACGAGAAGCGGGCGCTTGAAGCACTCAGAGAGCGCTTAAACAAGTCGGATAAAGAGCAATGGGGATGGAACATTGTCGAGTTCTACCTTGGCGACATTAGCGAAAAAGAGCTGATGACTCGTCTGAAGGCAGACGCAACGGATAACACCTCGCTCGCTGAGCATCTCAGTGAAACCAACTTCTATTTAGGTAAGTACTACCTAAGTCTGGGGGACAAGGACAGCGCTACGGCACTGTTCAAACTGGCGGTCGCCAACAACGTACACAACTACGTTGAGCACCGATACGCATTGTTGGAATTATCGCTCTTGGGCCAGGAGCAAGATGACCTGGCAGAATCGGACCAGCAATAG
- the truB gene encoding tRNA pseudouridine(55) synthase TruB: protein MSRPRRRGRDVHGVLLLDKPQGASSNDVLQKVKRIYNANRAGHTGALDPLATGMLPICLGEATKFSQYLLDSDKRYRVIAKLGQRTDTSDADGQVVEERPLTFSDEQLAAALDSFRGETQQVPSMYSALKYQGKKLYEYARQGIEVPREARPITVYELLFIRHEGDELELEIHCSKGTYIRTIIDDLGEKLGCGAHVIFLRRLAVSKYPVERMVTLEQLQALVDQAAAQDIPAAQLLDPLLMPMDSPASDYPLVTIPETSAVYFKNGNPVRQSGAPLNGLVRVMESESGKFLGMGEIDDEGRVAPRRLVVEYPA, encoded by the coding sequence ATGAGTCGTCCTCGTCGTCGCGGTCGCGACGTGCACGGCGTATTGTTGCTGGATAAGCCTCAGGGTGCCTCCAGCAACGATGTGCTGCAGAAAGTAAAGCGTATTTATAACGCCAACCGCGCCGGGCATACCGGCGCGCTGGATCCGCTGGCGACCGGTATGCTGCCGATCTGCCTTGGCGAAGCGACGAAATTTTCCCAGTATCTGCTGGACTCCGATAAGCGCTACCGCGTTATCGCCAAACTGGGCCAGCGCACCGATACCTCCGATGCCGATGGCCAGGTGGTGGAAGAGCGTCCGCTAACCTTTAGCGATGAACAGCTAGCGGCGGCACTGGACAGCTTCCGCGGAGAGACGCAGCAGGTGCCGTCGATGTACTCGGCGCTGAAGTATCAGGGCAAGAAGCTGTACGAGTACGCTCGTCAGGGCATTGAGGTCCCGCGGGAAGCCCGGCCGATAACCGTCTATGAGCTGCTGTTTATCCGCCACGAAGGCGATGAGCTTGAGCTGGAGATCCACTGCTCGAAAGGCACCTACATCCGGACGATTATCGATGATTTAGGTGAGAAGCTTGGCTGCGGCGCGCACGTGATTTTTCTGCGCCGCCTGGCGGTGAGTAAATACCCGGTTGAGCGGATGGTGACCCTCGAGCAACTGCAGGCGCTGGTCGATCAGGCTGCGGCGCAGGATATTCCTGCCGCACAGCTGCTCGATCCGCTGCTGATGCCGATGGACAGCCCGGCTTCAGATTACCCGCTGGTGACGATTCCGGAAACTTCCGCAGTCTACTTTAAGAACGGTAACCCGGTACGTCAGTCAGGCGCGCCGCTTAACGGCCTGGTGCGGGTGATGGAGAGCGAGTCCGGCAAGTTTCTCGGCATGGGCGAAATTGACGATGAAGGCCGCGTGGCGCCGCGTCGTCTGGTGGTGGAATACCCGGCGTAA
- the rbfA gene encoding 30S ribosome-binding factor RbfA — MAKEFGRPQRVAQEMQKEIAIILQREIKDPRLGMMTTVSGVEMSRDLAYAKVYVTFLNDKDEAAVKAGIKALQEASGFIRSLLGKAMRLRIVPELTFFYDNSLVEGMRMSNLVTSVVKHDDERRVNPDDSKED; from the coding sequence ATGGCGAAAGAATTTGGTCGCCCGCAGCGCGTGGCCCAGGAGATGCAAAAAGAGATTGCCATCATCCTGCAGCGTGAAATCAAAGATCCGCGTCTGGGTATGATGACCACCGTTTCCGGCGTAGAAATGTCCCGTGACCTGGCCTATGCCAAGGTCTATGTCACCTTCCTGAACGACAAAGATGAAGCCGCGGTAAAAGCGGGCATCAAAGCGCTGCAGGAAGCGTCTGGTTTTATCCGCTCCCTGCTGGGCAAAGCGATGCGCCTGCGCATCGTGCCGGAACTGACTTTCTTCTACGACAACTCACTGGTGGAAGGGATGCGTATGTCCAACCTGGTCACCAGCGTGGTGAAACACGACGATGAGCGTCGTGTGAACCCGGACGACAGCAAGGAGGACTGA